Proteins from one Nicotiana tabacum cultivar K326 chromosome 23, ASM71507v2, whole genome shotgun sequence genomic window:
- the LOC142177218 gene encoding uncharacterized protein LOC142177218, translating into MVIGDHSTTTILIELEMVEVDVILGTDCLCSCYVNVDCRAKMVQFNFLEGSAIEWKGVFALPKGRFISYLKTSKMIAKGMVTLESVPMVNEFPDKFPDELPRLPPGQRIDFFIDIVLGTQPISIPTNRMGVVLNIQTHSK; encoded by the coding sequence ATCTTGATTGAGCTAGAAATGGTTGAAGTTGATGTTATACTTGGTACGGATTGTTTGTGTTCTTGCTATGTTAATGTTGATTGTAGAGCGAAGATGGTCCAGTTCAATTTTCTAGAAGGGTCGGCTATAGAATGGAAAGGTGTTTTTGCATTGCCAAAAGGAAGATTTATTTCGTACCTTAAGACAAGCAAGATGATCGCTAAGGGAATGGTGACTCTTGAATCAGTTCCAATGGTAAATGAGTTCCCTGACAaatttccagatgagcttccacgTCTTCCTCCAGGGCAGAGAATTGACTTTTTCATCGATATAGTGCTAGGTACACAACCAATATCTATTCCTACTAATAGGATGGGCGTTGTACTAAACAtacaaacacatagcaaataa